Within Candidatus Peregrinibacteria bacterium, the genomic segment CCGTACAATTTGGTTTTTATGCCTTGCTAAAAAAAACACTCCCAGACACATTTCTCTCATAAAATAGTCTATCAAATACGTACTTCATGGCTTGTTCTTAAGAATGACATCTGAAGCACGGTGTTCAAGACGTGTGCGCGCACACAGCCTTTGAAACACGGCGTTCAGCTGGCAAACTTAGCGCATAGCATTGCCCAATTTGTTTAAAGCCTCAGAAATAACTTGACTATAAACATAGTCTAAGTTAATAATACCTGCGCAAACAAAATGGAGTAGCTGCAATTCAATAAGAAACAGTGCCTCCCTCGCCTACTCTATCAAGAATGGCGGGACACACCGATTCATCAACAAGGCGAAAGCTTTGAACAATAACTGAGTGTGTAACTCAGTTATTTTTATATCTAAAATCAATTAACCAAACAACCTATGCAAAAAATACGTATTAAAGTACGGGCATTCGATCACAAGATCATCGACTCAGCGACAGAGATCATCATCACTGCAGCCGAAGACACAGGTGCGATTATCGCAGGACCGATTCCTCTACCTACAAAAATCGAAAAATTTACTGTTAACAAATCAACTTTTGTTAACAAAAAATCTCGTGAACAATTTGAAAGAAGAACTCACCAAAGACTTATAGATATTCGTGAGACAACTCCAAAAACTATCGATGCGCTTACAAATCTAACTCTTCCTGCCGGAGTAAGCGTAGAAATCAAAATGATTACTGAATAAGTAATCGCTCACCGAGAGGTGGAAACGACCAGTCTATACCTAACTGGTTACATCCAAAAAAATCTCTTGACTTCAAGCCCGCGTCTCCCTAGAATACGCGGGCTTGTTGATTACAGGCAACAAAACAATGTTAGTCCGCTTACATAAGCGGAAAGGCGGAGACTCCCTCAGGGATCCTTATAGGAAGCAAGATCAAAGCCAAGTAAACTCACGTTAACTAACCTCTATATCAATGATTGGTATAATCGGAAAAAAAATAGGAATGACTCGCGTAATCGCAGACGACGGTCGTGTGATCCCAGTAACAGTTATACAATGTGCGCCTAACAAGGTTACACAGATAAAAACTGTTGAGAATGATGGATATCCGGCAGTAGTCCTAGGATTTGATGCGTTAAAAAAACCTACTAAGAACAAAGCTTTCAGAGTTAAGAAGGAATTCAAGACTGATGAGGCTTTTGCAAAAGGTACAGATGTGAACGTTGACCTGTTTACAACAGGAGAGATGGTAAGAATATGTGGTATATCAAGAGGTAAAGGTTTCCAAGGTGTTATCAAAAGGTATAATTTCTCTAGAGGTCCTGAGACTCATGGTTCTCATCATCATAGGGAGCCGGGTTCTATAGGTACTTGTGCGAAACCGGGACGTGTTGCAAAAGGAAAGAAGCTTCCCGGAAGGATGGGTACCGGACAAATAACCCTAAGAGACAGAGAAATAATACATATTGATAAGGAAGATAATCTTATAGCTATCAAAGGGCCGGTTCCGGGAGCTATGAACACAATAATCACAATCACTAAACAGGGATAAATAAATGAAAGCAATTCTTTACAATCAGAAAGGGGATGTAAAAGGCGAAGTAACTCTAAACAAAGATATGTTTGAAGTTCCAATGAACGCAAGCCTTCTACAGAGAATGCTACAACATCAAGCGAATAACGCTAGGATTGCAATCGCTCATGTGAAAACAAGAGGGGATGTAAAAGGTGGTGGTCGCAAGCCATTCCGTCAAAAAGGAACTGGTAATGCTCGTCAAGGTACTATCCGCGCGCCTCAAATGAAAGGTGGTGGAGTCGTATTCGGACCAAAGTCATGCAGGAACTTCTCAGAGATGATGCCAAAGAAACAAAGGAGAAAAGCTTTATTTACAGCGTTATCGGCAAAGGCCGCTGAGGGTAAAATAATGGCTCTAGATAAATACGAAGGAGAGATGAAGACTAAGGCGTTTAAAGCTATGTTAAGTAAAATGCCAATTGAAAGAAATTGCCTGGTTGTACTTCCGGAGAAACTAGAGGTTGTGCAAAAGTCAGCTTCGAACCTTACAAATGCAAAAACCATACTGGTAAATTACCTAAATGTGTTCGATATAATGAAGTTTGGAAATGTACTATTTGTAGGGGATGCATTAGAAAAAATGGAAGAAGTATTTACATCAAAAAAATAATCTAAAAGATGAACGAAAAAATCTATACAGTATTGATCTCACCGGTAGTAACCGAGAAAACGGCTCGTCTAACTGAGGCCGGCAAGTACACATTCTTTGTACTACCAAGTGCTACAAAGAAAAACATCAAGGATGCTGTAGAAAAAATATATGGAACAGATGTTGATAAGGTGAATATTGTTAAAGCGAAGTCTAAGTCTCGTTGGGGTAAAACTAGAAAGGCGGTTCAAAAACGTACAGCTAGAACTAAGGCGATAGTAACTATCAAAGATAAGAAATCAATTGATCTAAATAAAATTCAATAATCATGGTACGTAAATTAAAACCAACAACACCGGGTCAGAGAGGAATGAGCTTCCCAGACTTTAGTCAACTAACTAAAGGTGCTAAGCCATCAAAAATCCTAAAATCTGCTAAGACACGTACGTCTGGAAGAAATAACCGTGGTGTAATCACTATCCGTCACAGAGGTGGTGGTCATGCTAAAAATTACAGACTTGTAGATTTCAATAGAGCAGAGAAGCTTGGTGTACCTGGTACTGTTACTTCAATTGAATACGATCCAAATAGAACTGCATTCATTATGTTGGTTACCTACAAGGATGGAGATAAGAGGTACCATATCATGCCGGAAGGTGTGGAAGTTGGGACTCCGATTCTAACCGCAGAAAAAACTAAAGTAAAACCAGGTAATAGAATGATTATTGAGAACGTACCTGTTGGATACTCAATATATAATATAGAAATGAAAGTAGGAAAAGGTGGTCAAATAGTTAGGTCTGCCGGGTCGTCTGCAAAACTTGTATCTGTAGAGGGGGACTACGCTCAAGTTCAATTGCCTTCATCAGAAATAAGACTGGTTCCTAAGAATATATTTGTAAGTATCGGGACTGTAAGTAATGGGGATCATTCAAATGTTAAAATCGGTCAAGCTGGACGAAAAAGAAGAATGGGTAAGCGTCCACAAGTAAGAGGTAAGGCTATGAATCCTTGCGATCATCCACATGGAGGAGGAGAGGGGAGTAATTCTATCGGTATGAAATATCCAAAAACCCCATGGGGTGCTCATGCTCTAGGTAAAAAGACAAGAAAAAATAAGAGCACTAGTAAATGGATTTTGAAGGGAAGGGTTAAAAAAGGGCGAAAATAAGCGCCACTTAAAGTCGATAACTGAAACTCATAATAGATTAAAGATTGATTACTAATATTCTCTCAATTAATAACACTAAAACTTAACAGCACGACTAATGTCTAGAAGTTCAAAAAAAGGGCCATATGTAGATCCAAAGCTTATGAAAAAAGTTGCGGAAATGAATGCGCAGAATCAAAAGAAAGTCATTAAGACTTGGGCTAGATCTTCAAGCATAGCTCCGGAATTCGTTAATCACACATTTGCAGTTCACAATGGTAAAAAGCATATTCCGGTATTCGTAAGTGATCAAATGGTGGGGCATAAGCTCGGTGAATTCGCTCCAACTCGTCTATTCAAAGGGCATGCGGGACAAAGGAAATAATAAATAATTCGTACTTAAGTAAATAAATTAATAACAAAGCACTCAATTAATGAAAGCACATCTAAATCAAGTTAGGATAAGCCCGAAAAAGATGAACCTTGTTGCAAGCATGGTGAGGGGTATGGGTGTAGCAAAAGCACTTGAAACATTGAAATTCACTAATAAAAAAGCTGCTGATATTTTACACAAACTAATATCATCTGCCGGAGCGAACGCTGAGCATAATTTCAAACAAGATATAGAAAGCATGATGATCGAAGAAATAATTGTGAACGAAGGTATGACGTACAAAAGAAGGCAGCCAATCTCTAGAGGTCGTGCTCATCCAATCTTAAAAAGAACGTCGCATGTAACTGTAATAATTAATGTAGCTGACAATGCGAGTGAGTCAAAGGTTGCAAAGAAAAGCAAGGTTGCAAAGCCGGAAAAGTCTAAAAAAGAATCTAAATAATTAATGATAAATAATGGGTCAAAAAGTAAATCCAATAGGGCTTAGAATCGGTATAAACAAAACATGGGACTCTATGTGGTATGCCGACAAAAATAATTACAAGAAATTCCTTCATGAGGACTTTGCAATCAGAAAGTTCCTTAAGAAATTACTCAAAGAATCATCTTTATCAAAAATAGAAATTCTAAGAAGCGCGAAGCAAATAACTTTGAATTTACACACAGGTAAGCCGGGATTGATCATAGGGAGACAGGGTGAGGGAATAGAAAAGCTTAAAGAGAAACTTAGTAAGGAGCTTGGTCAAAACTTTATAGTAAATATTAAAGAGATCAGAAAGCCGGATTTGGATGCAACCTTAGTTGCTGATTCGATTGCAAGACAAATTGAAAAGAGAATACCATACAGAAGAGCTTCTAAAGCGGCTCTACAAAAAGCAATGGAGACTGGGGCTAAGGGGATGAAAATATTTATTACCGGAAGATTAAATGGAGTTGAAATAGCGAGAAGTGAGTACTTCAAAGAAGGTAATATTCCACTTCATACTCTAAGATCTGACATCGACTATGCGATGTCAACTGCTCGCACAACTTATGGTGCAATTGGAATAAAGGTATGGGTATACAAAGGGTTGGTATTCCAAAAAGAAAAAAATATATTAATGGTTGATTAATAAAGAATTAAAAATAACTTCAATTAAAAAATGTTAGTTCCACGCAGATACAAATTTAGAAAGCAACAGAGGCTTAGAGGGAGCTTTAAGGGCAAGGCGGGGCGAGGGGCTACTCTGGCATTCGGTAAATTTGGTCTAAAGTCTGCTGCGATTGCTGAGGTAAACTCAAGACAGATCGAGGCTGGTCGTAGATCTATAACAAGATTCATCAAGCGTGGTGGTAAAGTATGGATTAGAATTTTCCCGGACAAACCAATCACGCAGAAGGCGGCTGAAGTACCAATGGGTTCCGGTAAAGGTTCAGTTGAATACTATGCAGCTCTGGTAAAGCCCGGAACGATGATATATGAAATGGATGGGGTACCTGAGGAGGTTGCAAGGCAGGCATTAAAAAGAGCCGCTCAGAAATTCCCAATGAAATGTAAAATAGTAACCGACTTATAAAAATATGAAAACAATCGCAGAATTAAAAAAAATGGAGAAAAGGGATTTCGACAAAGAACTAACGCAGGCTCGCAAAAGTGCGATGAAGTTAAGATTCGAAGCGAAGACAGGTCAACTAGCCGGACCTCACAAATTACAACAAGCTAAAAAGTACATCGCACAGATGCTTACTGTAAAAAATGCTCAAAAAAAGACTGAAACCAACTAATAATTAAAGTTAAAGACAAATGAGAAGTAAAAAAGGACAAGTAGTCAAAAAAACAGATAAAACTTTGAACATTGAAGTGCATAGTTACAAGCTTCATCCAAAGTATAAAAAAAGATACAGATCTACAAAGAAATATCTGGTACATGATGCTGAGAACAAATACAACGTTGGTGACACTCTAACTTTCTACGAAACAAGACCTATTAGTAAGAAGAAATGTTGGACCGTAGAAGAACCAAAAACTACTCAAGCAGTAGACACTAAATAAATTTATATTAACTAAGAACAATGATACAGGCAGAAAGTAAAGTAAGGGTTGCGGACAATACGGGCGCAAAGCATGCGAAAGTGATAAAGGTGCTTGGTGGTTCAAAAAGACGCTATGCTCGAATAGGTGATATGGTTGTAGTAACAATCAAGGACGCTTCACCAAAAGGTATCGTGAAGAAAAAGAGTGTTCAAAAAGGTATTGTTGTAAGGGCTAGAAAAGAAACTCGAAGAAAAGATGGCTCGTACATAAGATTTGATGACAATGCTATCGTTATAATAGCTATCAACAAAAGTGGTCCGGAGCCAAAAGGGACTCGTGTATTCGGACCAATTGCTAGAGAAATCCGTGACCGTGGTTATCAAAAAATAGTATCTCAAGCTCCTGACGTTTTATAATTAAAATTTAACTGTACGACTGATGCGAATTAAAAAAAATGACATAGTGGAGGTAATTGCCGGGAAGGACAAGGGTAAACAAGGGAAGGTTCTACGAACTATCTCTAAGAAAGATCGTGTCGTTATAGAGGGTGCAAATATGCGAACTAAACATTTCAAAAAAACTGCTGAAAGAGCTGGTCAAAAAGTTGAATTTGAAGCTCCTATGCATATCTCTAATGTTATGATCGTTGATCCAAAGACAAAGAAACCTACAAGAATTGGTTACATAAAAGACAAGAACAATCGAAAGGTTAGAGTTTCTAAAAAGTCAGGTGAAGTTTTGGACGGGAAGACAGCGAAAGTTACAAAGCCGGCAGTAAAAAGTGAAGCGGACAAGGTAAAAGCTACTAAAGAAAAGAAATCTAATTAATAATATAAGTCGAAAGAAATGAAAATCTCAGAGAAATACAACAAGGAAGTAGCAAAGGAATTGATGAGTGAACTTAATATCAAGAATGTAAATGCTGTTCCTAAAATAAAGAAGATTTCAATAAACGTAGGAATTGGTACTTATTTGGCCGGAGGAAAAGACTATTCTCAAGTTCTGGAAAATATCTCTTTGATCGCTGGGCAAAAACCGGTTGTTAAAAAAGCTAAAAAAGCGGTTTCAAATTTCAAATTACGTATTGGAATGCCGGTAGGTATATCGGTTACGTTAAGAGGTGCGAAGATGGATGACTTTCTTACTAAATTTGTAAATGTTGTATTGCCACGTGTAAGAGATTTCCGTGGTATTAGCGGAAAGAGTTTCGATAAAGAAGGTAATTACAGCGTAGGTATGAAAGAGTACACTGTATTCCCGGAGGTTAATCCTGATGATGTAGTAAAGCTACATGGTCTACAAATCAATATTGAAACTACCGCTAAAAATCAATATGAAG encodes:
- the rpsJ gene encoding 30S ribosomal protein S10, whose protein sequence is MQKIRIKVRAFDHKIIDSATEIIITAAEDTGAIIAGPIPLPTKIEKFTVNKSTFVNKKSREQFERRTHQRLIDIRETTPKTIDALTNLTLPAGVSVEIKMITE
- the rplC gene encoding 50S ribosomal protein L3, whose translation is MIGIIGKKIGMTRVIADDGRVIPVTVIQCAPNKVTQIKTVENDGYPAVVLGFDALKKPTKNKAFRVKKEFKTDEAFAKGTDVNVDLFTTGEMVRICGISRGKGFQGVIKRYNFSRGPETHGSHHHREPGSIGTCAKPGRVAKGKKLPGRMGTGQITLRDREIIHIDKEDNLIAIKGPVPGAMNTIITITKQG
- the rplD gene encoding 50S ribosomal protein L4 translates to MKAILYNQKGDVKGEVTLNKDMFEVPMNASLLQRMLQHQANNARIAIAHVKTRGDVKGGGRKPFRQKGTGNARQGTIRAPQMKGGGVVFGPKSCRNFSEMMPKKQRRKALFTALSAKAAEGKIMALDKYEGEMKTKAFKAMLSKMPIERNCLVVLPEKLEVVQKSASNLTNAKTILVNYLNVFDIMKFGNVLFVGDALEKMEEVFTSKK
- the rplW gene encoding 50S ribosomal protein L23; protein product: MNEKIYTVLISPVVTEKTARLTEAGKYTFFVLPSATKKNIKDAVEKIYGTDVDKVNIVKAKSKSRWGKTRKAVQKRTARTKAIVTIKDKKSIDLNKIQ
- the rplB gene encoding 50S ribosomal protein L2, with protein sequence MMVRKLKPTTPGQRGMSFPDFSQLTKGAKPSKILKSAKTRTSGRNNRGVITIRHRGGGHAKNYRLVDFNRAEKLGVPGTVTSIEYDPNRTAFIMLVTYKDGDKRYHIMPEGVEVGTPILTAEKTKVKPGNRMIIENVPVGYSIYNIEMKVGKGGQIVRSAGSSAKLVSVEGDYAQVQLPSSEIRLVPKNIFVSIGTVSNGDHSNVKIGQAGRKRRMGKRPQVRGKAMNPCDHPHGGGEGSNSIGMKYPKTPWGAHALGKKTRKNKSTSKWILKGRVKKGRK
- the rpsS gene encoding 30S ribosomal protein S19 — its product is MSRSSKKGPYVDPKLMKKVAEMNAQNQKKVIKTWARSSSIAPEFVNHTFAVHNGKKHIPVFVSDQMVGHKLGEFAPTRLFKGHAGQRK
- the rplV gene encoding 50S ribosomal protein L22, with the protein product MKAHLNQVRISPKKMNLVASMVRGMGVAKALETLKFTNKKAADILHKLISSAGANAEHNFKQDIESMMIEEIIVNEGMTYKRRQPISRGRAHPILKRTSHVTVIINVADNASESKVAKKSKVAKPEKSKKESK
- the rpsC gene encoding 30S ribosomal protein S3, which gives rise to MGQKVNPIGLRIGINKTWDSMWYADKNNYKKFLHEDFAIRKFLKKLLKESSLSKIEILRSAKQITLNLHTGKPGLIIGRQGEGIEKLKEKLSKELGQNFIVNIKEIRKPDLDATLVADSIARQIEKRIPYRRASKAALQKAMETGAKGMKIFITGRLNGVEIARSEYFKEGNIPLHTLRSDIDYAMSTARTTYGAIGIKVWVYKGLVFQKEKNILMVD
- the rplP gene encoding 50S ribosomal protein L16, translated to MLVPRRYKFRKQQRLRGSFKGKAGRGATLAFGKFGLKSAAIAEVNSRQIEAGRRSITRFIKRGGKVWIRIFPDKPITQKAAEVPMGSGKGSVEYYAALVKPGTMIYEMDGVPEEVARQALKRAAQKFPMKCKIVTDL
- the rpmC gene encoding 50S ribosomal protein L29, translated to MKTIAELKKMEKRDFDKELTQARKSAMKLRFEAKTGQLAGPHKLQQAKKYIAQMLTVKNAQKKTETN
- the rpsQ gene encoding 30S ribosomal protein S17; the protein is MRSKKGQVVKKTDKTLNIEVHSYKLHPKYKKRYRSTKKYLVHDAENKYNVGDTLTFYETRPISKKKCWTVEEPKTTQAVDTK
- the rplN gene encoding 50S ribosomal protein L14 gives rise to the protein MIQAESKVRVADNTGAKHAKVIKVLGGSKRRYARIGDMVVVTIKDASPKGIVKKKSVQKGIVVRARKETRRKDGSYIRFDDNAIVIIAINKSGPEPKGTRVFGPIAREIRDRGYQKIVSQAPDVL
- the rplE gene encoding 50S ribosomal protein L5 → MKISEKYNKEVAKELMSELNIKNVNAVPKIKKISINVGIGTYLAGGKDYSQVLENISLIAGQKPVVKKAKKAVSNFKLRIGMPVGISVTLRGAKMDDFLTKFVNVVLPRVRDFRGISGKSFDKEGNYSVGMKEYTVFPEVNPDDVVKLHGLQINIETTAKNQYEGYLLLKKLGFPFKDEVKKPSPAKK